The following are encoded together in the Phaseolus vulgaris cultivar G19833 chromosome 9, P. vulgaris v2.0, whole genome shotgun sequence genome:
- the LOC137820741 gene encoding protein RER1B-like, translating into MEGSGGGASPSSAPVKQYLQEFSKLFQYYLDKSTPHSAYRWIGTLVMASIYVLRIVYVQGFYVVSYGLGIYLLNLLIGFLSPLVDPELDPSNSPLLPTKGSDEFKPFIRRLPEFKFWYSFTKALCIAFVMTFFSPFDVPVFWPILLCYWFVLFVLTMRRQVAHMIKYKYIPFNLGKQKYSGKKSSAGSSGSRAD; encoded by the exons ATGGAGGGAAGTGGCGGTGGCGCTTCTCCGTCGTCTGCGCCGGTGAAGCAATATTTGCAGGAGTTCTCTAAGCTGTTTCAGTACTATCTGGACAAATCTACCCCCCATTCCGCCTACAGATGGATTGGGACATTGGTCATGGCATCAATCTACGTCTTGCGTATTGTTTATGTGCAGGGGTTTTACGTTGTCTCTTACGGCCTCGGAATCTACCTCCTCAATCTCTTGATTGGTTTTCTCTCCCCTTTGGTTGATCCAGAGCTCGATCCCTCCAACTCCCCTTTGCTTCCAACCAAAGGATCCGATGAGTTCAAACCCTTCATTCGCCGCCTCCCTGAGTTTAAGTTCTG GTATTCTTTCACCAAGGCTCTCTGCATAGCGTTTGTGATGACCTTCTTTTCCCCGTTTGATGTCCCTGTCTTTTGGCCTATATTACTCTGTTACTGGTTTGTTCTCTTTGTCCTTACAATGAGGCGCCAAGTTGCACACATGatcaaatacaaatatatcCCATTTAACTTGGGGAAGCAG AAGTATAGCGGTAAGAAATCTTCTGCAGGTAGCAGTGGCTCTCGAGCAGACTAA
- the LOC137820118 gene encoding SNF1-related protein kinase regulatory subunit gamma-1-like produces the protein MQSRKIVEGLNVSEGGLEDKEKNLTSSLGNGDNQHVQIDSGSALQQFLDHIPISSIAGIKNSPVLELKAGDSIRDAIHMLYEKDVFSAAIVDVLDSNANSVTFSDQYIGLVDFTSMVLWCLEEYGKIMSDTTENIHKDLKYNGFFSILDQIPQIGQTKISELARSFLWEPFFPVNLDDTVLHALLLLSKHRVHVLPVIQQREDGLIGFVTQNAVVQHLLQSSELEWFDNIADKNLSNLRFEGQENPSCVFADQSVADALKSLWQNQTTPVAVVDRETKKLLGNVRKSDVYILVRNNDLFRSRTILTVGEFIHIETEKAKTKPSIEHDHGAFLTAGSLRLKNSFIPRMDLPVAIKENATLKQVMEHTTETNSSFSFLLNDKDQVTGLLTLRDIILLFGPPCVNSTINGGGFFEFALEQSGCQVKNGTMIRNH, from the exons ATGCAATCTAGGAAGATAGTGGAAGGGTTGAACGTCTCGGAGGGTGGGTTAGAAGACAAGGAAAAGAACCTAACTTCAAGCCTCGGCAATGGTGATAACCAACACGTGCAGATTGATTCTGGCTCCGCCCTTCAACAATTTCTTGATCACATACCCATTAGTTCAATAGCTGGCATAAAAAATTCACCTG TTTTGGAATTGAAAGCCGGAGACAGTATAAGGGATGCAATTCATATGTTGTACGAAAAGGACGTCTTTTCTGCAGCAATTGTTGACGTATTAGACTCCAATGCGAATAGCGTAACGTTTTCAGATCAGTACATTGGTCTCGTTGATTTTACAAGCATGGTTCTTTGGTGCCTTGAG GAATATGGAAAGATCATGAGTGATACCACGGAAAACATTCACAAAGATCTCAAGTACAACGGCTTTTTCTCCATCCTGGACCAGATTCCTCAGATTGGGCAAACCAAG ATTAGCGAGTTGGCCAGATCATTCCTCTGGGAACCATTTTTCCCCGTAAACTTGGATGATACGGTTTTGCATGCACTGTTACTTCTCTCTAAGCATCGGGTGCACGTTTTGCCGGTCATTCAGCAACGTGAAGATGGACTCATCGGTTTTGTTACACAG AATGCGGTAGTCCAACACCTTCTTCAATCAAGTGAACTAGAGTGGTTTGATAACATTGCAGACAAGAACTTGTCAAATTTGCG ATTTGAAGGCCAAGAAAATCCCAGTTGTGTATTTGCGGACCAAAGTGTCGCAGATGCTCTGAAGTCGCTCTGGCAAAACCAAACTACTCCAGTAGCTGTGGTAGATCGAGAAACTAAGAAGCTCCTTGGCAATGTGAGGAAAAGTGATGTTTATATTCTTGTAAGGAATAATGACCTCTTTAGAAGTAGAAC GATTTTAACTGTGGGGGAATTCATTCACATAGAGACTGAGAAAGCAAAAACTAAGCCAAGCATTGAACATGATCATGGGGCTTTTCTCACAGCAGGAAGTCTTCGGCTGAAAAACAGCTTCATACCCAGAATGGACTTGCCAGTTGCCATCAAGGAAAATGCAACGCTCAAGCAAGTAATGGAGCATACCACAGAGACTAACAGCAGTTTCAGCTTTCTGCTCAACGATAAGGACCAAGTTACAGGTTTGCTCACATTGAGAGATATAATTCTGCTGTTTGGCCCCCCATGTGTTAATTCTACCATTAATGGAGGTGGCTTTTTTGAATTTGCCTTGGAGCAAAGTGGATGTCAAGTGAAAAATGGAACTATGATTCGTAATCATTGA